Genomic segment of Globicephala melas chromosome 7, mGloMel1.2, whole genome shotgun sequence:
ATGTAGAGACAGAGCGAAaagcaccagccccaggactgaAGGAGAAAGATGAGGAGGAGAAATCTGGCATTGGgacaaaggaggaggaggagaaggagaagaggatgTTAGACAGAGGCTGTACCAGGCAGGCTGCACGCACAATGGACCAGGAACCTCTGTGGGGTCTCCCCGCAGAGCTGCCCAGAGGCAGGGttccagagacacagagagaaggcgtGGGAAGGTGACAAGCTGAGGCGAGGGGCTCCAGGACTCCAAACGCTTGCAAGCATGGGAAGGGACGGCACTTACCAGAGTgtccagggaaggaggaagagaaggtaaAGAAAGGGCCCGAGTGTCGGGCACTCCGGTTCTGAAGCTCTGAGAACGGGCCCAGGTCATCTGCAACAAGTAAGCAGATGAACCATCATCTGGTGAAAAGATCCCCCCACCCCTAGAATGTGTGAACCCTGCTCTGAAGTCTCGAAATATAAGCTGCTAAGCAACTGggtacatttctgattttttttcttttttgcttggactgatttataaattaaattcctTTTTAGTATTATTATATGAAAAAGTTCCCTGGTCAATTCTGGCCACTATGAAGAATAaaggaaggggggtggggaatAGCTCCTTCAGTTTTATGCAGATAAGCCTGGTGTGATGTCAGGCAGACACAGCTACAAGCCCCGGCTCCGCCATCTGCTGTGTGACTGTAAGCAAGTTATCTgaatgtgcctcagttttctcatctgtaaatgtggATAAAAttatctacctcacagggttcATTTAACCATTCAAAAAAGTGGTATCTGTTGTTGTTTGTAATGCCATTATTACTGTCCCATGATGCTCTGAGTCTTGCTTTCATGGCTGTCACTGTGGAGGTTTAACAATGAATTATTGTTATCATTTAATAAGGCGAGTCTGTGAAGTGTCACTATAGGGTCACGTGGGTTCTGGAATGTGTAAGGTTCTGTCCCAGAGCTCACTGGATCCACCCACACAAAATCTTCTGTCCGTGGAATTCTGCTTCCCTCTCAGCCTCCTGCCTAAGGGCCTCCCAGCTGATGGAGAGCAGGCCTGGAGGGAGAAGTCGAGCTTATCAGAGGCCGCCCGAGTCCACTCACCAAAGAGCTCTGCAAAAGGGTCACCACTCCCGAAGAACTCCCGGAAGACCTCCTCCGGGCTGCGGAAGGTGAAGGTGAAGCCAGGGCCGCCACTGCCAGCTTCTGCCCGACACGGGCCAGTACCTGAAGGAGAGGCAGGATGAGGAGGGGGCTTAGGGCGTGCACCCTGCCCTGAGCCAGGGGCCCCCTTAAGGCACAGAGACTCCAGGGAGACTCCAGGAGCCTCGAGAGCAGAGTGAGAGCAAGCCTCCACTGCAGGAAtctgccctcccccttcctccctgaccCACTTCCATCCCTGGGCGCCCCTGCTCCACCTACCTGCCCCAGTCAGCCCTTCCCGGCCATAGTGGTCGTAGATCTCACGCTTATGCTCTGGAAAGAGAGAACAgatcatttctccctccctctgggaTGACGGCCTCCCCTTCCAGGCTAGGCCCCTCAGAGGACTGGCCAGAGACTGACAATTGGGGGGCAGCAGGTTGCAGAGGGGACCTGCGCTACAGGTTTTAGCAGCAGCTCAGCCCTTCACATAGGGGccccttctcatctgtaaaatggacacaatAACAGCACCGACCTCAGagttgcaaggattaaataagataatccaccttgcacagtgcctgatacatagtgCTTCATAAATGTTAGCTAATCATTGCTATGTTATTATTAATCAGGGCCTAGCCTAAATGTCACAGAGAGACCTTTCTTGACTACCTAAAACTGCTGCCTATTATTCCCTATTCCCTATCACATCACCCTGCTACGTTCCTTTGGAATAATCTCATCTATGCATTCACTTGCTTAATGTTGGCCTTCCCTGAACAGACTGTGATAAACCCATCAGGACTTGTAGGGCCTGCTCGTCCTCCATCGTTCCTCAGTACCCAACAAGGGCTGGGCACCATAAgcactcagtgaatattttttgaattaatgaatgaaaggcCTGGACTCATATTCCTCGAGCAAGTTaattcacctctctcagcctcagtttccttgcctgaaAAATGGGGGTGATAAATCCTGTCTCACAGGATGGCTGTGAGGACTCATGGAGATTACAACtaccaatgcctggcacagaggaggctcGGCACACCTTGGTTACCtgccctgcttccttccccttGTCAGGATCCATGCTGCAACTAGCAGACCCTGAGGAGCAGACACTGAGACAGGGGATCAGGGGAAGAATAAAAGGGtgcttgacacacagtaggtgctcctcTGAATtgaaacaaacgaacaaaaaaatcccagagTCCCTGTGGGAGGGGGGCACTTGAATGCCAGGTTGGAAAAGGCATGGAGGAGACTGGGGTGGTGGCAGCATGGCTTTGGGAAAGAGTGTGAGGGGGCATGAAGTGGCAGTGACAGGTGCTGCCCtgccctgacccctgaccctggTCCTTACTGTCCGACAGCACTTCATACGCCTCGGCCACCTCCTTGAACTTCTTCTCAGCAAACTCTTTATTATCTGGGTTCTTGTCTGGGTGCCACTGTAAAGCCTTCTTCCGATATCTGCAGGAAGTGGGTTCAGAGGGGAGGGTCAGGAGACAAACGCAGGCACTTCTCACTAGGGAACAGAACGACCCACTTCCTGTTAGCCCACCATAGCCCTTCCACCACTCAGATCCCGGTCCATGCCAGCTGCCAGGGCTGCCCCTGCAGCAATGTTTTAACGGAGTCCCCATCTCGCCCCTCTGCAGCCAGTGCTGGGACTATACACTTGTATTAGACATAAGGATGAGAAAGCCCCAGGCCTAACGCCTCCCTGGGGCTCGCTGGGGCTGGGGTTGCCAAGGACGTGGGTACATGTGGccatggggggggaggggcacagtgCTTGAGCATCTTTGCACTGCATCCCGAGACAGCCCACACCTAGAGGCGGGGGGTTGGCGTAGGAataaagggaaagggaggggatggcgGGGCTGTACTGGAAAAGAGCTCACACTGCACCTTCCAGCGGAGCTTCACGCTGTAGACTCTCTCCTACTCATCCAGGGGTCTCCTTCCTTCCTACAGGGGTCCCTCTCTGAGGGAGGCCCGCAATCCTCTCTAAGGACCTGGCTCTCTCAGCCCAGCCTCTGAAGGGCCCCAGGGTGGtggagcggggggaggggggtgagtGGCTTTCTGGTGCACAGCGGAGGCACTTACGCCTTTTTGATGTCATCAGCGGACGCACTTCGCGGCACGTCTAGGATCTCGTAGTAGGATGCCATGGCAACTCGTCAGTCGTCAGGCGGGCCTCCTTGGGGCTACGGTAGAGAAGGTACAGTCAGGCGGAAAGAACCGAGAGCCCCTCCCCGGGGCTGGAGACCCCGGGGGCGGCGAGAGGCGCTCCCAGGGGGCCGCGGAGCCCGCTGGCTCTCCTCGCGGCGCCCGCTGGCTCTCCTCGCGGCCGGTGACTCGGCTCCCTCGGGCAGCCTTATCGGCCCTCGCAGGCCGGTGCCACGGGCTATCTCAGGGCCCAGGGCCGGGGCGCCCTATCGCGGCCCCCAAACGCCAGCAGTCCGGCCCAGGGCCCCCCAGCCTGACCGGGGCCCCCCGCCCGCACCTCCTCCGCCGGGAGTCCCTGGCCTCTTGGagcgccccgcccctgccccccgccGGGAACCGTCTGGCACCGGCTGCCCGGCTCGCGGCTGCTGCGTAGGACGCGCCAGGCCCAGCTGTGTGCGCAAGCTTGCGTCAGCGGCACGGAAACTACTAGAGACCCAGAGGAGGCCGGCTCGGCCTGTCAccttggggggtggaggggggtgtGTGCTGCTGCAGGGGCTGCCGGGAGATGGAGGCGGAGCCGGCTATTTTGGGCTTGCACCAGGACAACGTCATCCCCAGATGGGACCTGGGAGACAGCGGCAGCCTCCATCGAAGAGTGACGCACTTGCCAACAAACAAgccacccagcccctggcccctctGTGGCTTTCCTAGAGACAGGCTCGATGACCGAGGATTACTCATCCAGAGGAGATCACCACTTCAAGGGCTCACAGACTCCTCCTCTCTGGGCCTAAATCCTCCCCCTTCTTGAGATCCCTGCTCTAAGCCCCAGCCCTCAGAGGAGGCTGTCCGCCTTCCCTGAGTAGGTCACACCTGCCTCTCATAGCATCTCTTGGCAACCTTCCTCACACTGGTCAGGGCATTTATTTGTTTGATTATCTGATTGACAGTCACCTCCCCCACTAGGATGCAAACTCCACAGGGCAGAGATTATGTCTTTTTTCTCACTAGAGTATTCAGGACAGTAGTGCGGTTCAAAAATATCCATTGGATGATTAAATAATGCACAGATGGGAACATGTTCTTAACAATTTTGACACATTTGGGAGATTAATGGGATTAATGGGTGGTTAATggggaaatggggggaaaaaaaggagaggaagttCCCCAGATTCGAGGTTTTTCTTTCCAAACTGATCCTGAGTAGACCTCTTCCACCTTAGAGTGTTTTCTGGCTTCAGGCCTCATGGGAAAGTTAGAGAACCTTCTAGAACTGGCTCCCACTTGCTATCCAGGCCAATCCACAAGCATTAATTGAGCATCTTCTATGTTGTAAATGCTGCCAGGATGTAAAAAGAAGACTGCGGCCCAATCCCTACCTTCACAGAGCTCCAACTACCAGCCCATCAGTATAGACCACTGGGAAACCCCAAGGCTTTGGAAACAGACCTGGGTTTGCAACCTGGTACTACTGTGTGACAAGAAAACCTCTAAGGACTCAGTTTTTCCTCCCTAAATACAGGTAACGCCTAGGGCTGTTTGAAAGTCAAATGAGGTATGGTACATAGTAGGTCTTGGTACAAAGGTTCTCTGGCATCATGACTGGCCCAAGCAATACTGGTTATGTGTATCCAGAAGAATATTTTAGGCTGGGTGACCCAGAAGTGCTTCATCAAAGAGAAGGGCTTGAGCCAGACGTGAGAGAAGAGCCTGGTGTGCgtttgtccagttttcctggctgCTCACAGCCTGAGCCTCCTACCTACCTGCATCTGGCAAATGCCCATTGCGTAGGCTTTGATGGGAGCCAGGCCACTACCTGCCACAAAACCCGACACTTGCTCTCCCAGACTTCCTGGCTCCAAGGTGTAGGCAAAAGCTGGATGTTTTGCCAGTTGGAAGCTCCAACTGGGACTTGGAATCTGGAGCAAGTCACAGAGAAGCAGGGGCAGTTGAGAATTCATTTCTGCAGTGGTGGCAAGCAGAGCCAGCAGTGGCCTCTAGTGTCTGGAGGAGGAAATGTCAGCCTCGATGCCAGGGTGAGAGGAGGCCTCACTGCAGTGGGTGGAGGGGCCAGGGGCTTTTTAAGCAGGATGTCATGTGCCCTGACCTTGACTGTGGTGCTGGCTGCCCAACTTCCCTTGATGCCTACCTGTTTGCGGAAACTTGTTTGGCAGCCCTTGTATTGATTCTGTGTGCTACCCAGTGTCTctctaattgtgtgtgtgtgtgtgtgtgtgtgtgtgtgttgtatgtatatgcgtgtgtgtcggggggtccttttctttttttattttgccagAGTTAGTTCCTGCTGTTTCCTGACTGACCTTGGTATAAGAGGAAGGGATAGATTAGGTTAGGTCACTCCAAAATCTTCCAgatctctttctttttacttctcttaTCTCAACAGACATTTGTCTAGCACCCTACCATGTATGTGGTTTCATATTAAGAGTAGGAATACAGAGAGCTTTAAGTTTCAGTCCCTGTACTCAGGGAGATGAAAACCTCGTTGGGACACAGACAAATGACAGCCAAGGGAAATTATGTGGAACACATCTAGCAAGCAAAGGGTTAATTTCCTTTGTTCACAGGGAATTCCGACAAATGTATGAGAAAAGACAAACAATGCAGTTCTTTAAATGGGTGGAGGGCACAGACAAGACAGTTCACAGAAGAGAAAGTACTGgcttttaaatatgaaaagatgctcagtatcattcATAGCAAGAGAATCATAAAGGAAAGCTGCAGCGGAATACTTTCACTTCCTGGATGATTGACGAAGGTCAAAAAGTGTAATGTGTTGTATGGACACAGGCGGGCTCATACATTGGTAGTAGGAGGGGTGTTTGGATATAACTTCTAAAGAGAGCAGTATGAAGTATATATCAAAAATCAAggtatataggggcttcc
This window contains:
- the DNAJB2 gene encoding dnaJ homolog subfamily B member 2 — its product is MASYYEILDVPRSASADDIKKAYRKKALQWHPDKNPDNKEFAEKKFKEVAEAYEVLSDKHKREIYDHYGREGLTGAGTGPCRAEAGSGGPGFTFTFRSPEEVFREFFGSGDPFAELFDDLGPFSELQNRSARHSGPFFTFSSSFPGHSDFSSSSFSFSPGAGAFRSVSTSTTFVQGRRITTRRIMENGQERVEVEEDGQLKSVTINGIPDDLALGLELSRREQQQSVTSRSGATQVRQTPVSRPPDSDLSEDDEDLQLAMAYSLSEMEAAGKKPADVF